In the genome of Streptomyces lydicus, the window GTCCCATCACGCCGAGGCCGGCGGTACTGACGTCACCGGCCCTGATCGTGCCCCGGGGCCAGTATCGCTCACGGAGAAAGGCGTAGGTGGGCAGTTCCACGGCCCGTCCGCCGTACGGGGCGAAGACGGTTGCCCAGTCGACGCGGACCCCCTGCGTGAATGCGGTCGCGAGCGCGCCGAACAGCGCCTCGGTCTCGTCTCGGTCGCCGCGCAGGACAGGGACGGCGATGGTGTCGACGCACTGCTGAGCCATGGCGGTGAGCACTCCGTCGGGACCCAGTTCGAGAAGGGTTCTCACCCCCCGGTCATGCAGATACTGGACTCCGTCGGCGAAACGCACCGCCTCACGGACCTGCCTCACCCAGTAGCCCGGGGTCCGGATTTCGTCGGGGTCGGCAGGCTCGCCGGTGACGTTGGAAACTATCGGCAGCTGCGGGGCATGGAATGTCACCTCGCATGCCACCGAAGCGAATTCGGCGAGCATCGTCTCCATGCGCGGCGAGTGGAAGGCATGCGAGACGGTCAGCCGCTTGACCCTGCGGCCCAGCTCACGCCAGGTGGATTCCAGCTCCGCAACGGCATCCGCATCCCCGGAGACCACCACAGAAGTGGGCCCGTTGACGGCGGCGATGCCGACGCAGTTCTCGTACGCAGCGAGCGCCTCGGCCACTTCGCCCTCCGCGGCCTCAACCGCGAGCATCGCACCACCGGACGGCAGCGCCTGCATCAACCGGCCACGCGCCGCCACCAACACGCACGCATCATCCAACGACAACACGCCCGCCACATGCGCAGCAGCCAGCTCACCGATCGAATGCCCAAGAAGGAAATCAGGAAGCACCCCCCACGACTCCAACAACCGGAAAAGGGCAACCTCCAGCGCGAACAGCGCCGCCTGCGCGTAAACAGTCTGGTCGATCAACTCCCCGTCACTGAAGAGAACTTCACGGATCGGCCGATCCAGCCGAGCATCCAGCCGCTCCGCCACCGCATCCAACGCTTCCGCAAACACCGGGAACACCGCATACAACCCACGGCCCATCCCAGCCCGCTGCGCCCCCTGCCCCGTGAACAAAAACGCCGTCTTCCCCGGACCCACCACCCCACCGACCACAGCGCCCGAGCCACTACCGCCCTCAGCAAGCGCGCCCAGCCGCTCCACCAACTCCTCACGGCCACCGGCCAGCACCACAGCCCGGTGCTCCAACGCCGCCCGCGTCGTCGCCAGCGACAGCGCGAGATCGGCACCCGCAGGCTCCTCCCGCTCCACCACGAAGGCACGCAACCGCTCCGCCTGTGCCCGCAACCCCGCCGCCGACCTGGCGGAGACGACGTATGGCACAACGGACGGCAGCGGCACGGACGGTGCGTCCGTCGCCGGGAGCTCCTGCGCAGGAGCCTCCTCGATGATCAGGTGCGCGTTGGTCCCGCTGACGCCGAACGAGGACACACCAGCCCGCCGGGGCGTCCCGGTGCGCGGCCAGGCCCGCTCCTCGGTGAGCAACTCCACCGCTCCGCGGGCCCAGTCGACCTCGGGTGTCGGCTCGTCGACGTGCAACGTGCGGGGCAGCACCCCGTGCTCCAGCGCCTTCACCATCTTGATCACACCGGCGACGCCCGAGGCGGACTGGGTATGGCCGATGTTGGACTTCAGCGAGCCCAGCCGCAGCGGCCGGTCCGCGTCACGGTCCTGGCCGTAGGTGGCGAGCAGCGCCTGCGCCTCGATCGGGTCACCGAGAGTGGTGCCGGTACCGTGTGCCTCGACCGCGTCCACATCGGACGTCGACAGCCGGGCGTTCTCCAGAGCCTCCAGGATGACACGCTGCTGCGACGGGCCGTTGGGGGCGGTCAGGCCGTTGGAGGCACCGTCGGAGTTGACGGCGGAGCCGCGGACGAGCGCGAGCACCCGATGGCCGTTGCGGCGGGCGTCGGAGAGACGCTCCAGGAGGAGCATGCCGGCGCCCTCCGCCCATCCGGTGCCGTCGGCGGCGGCGGCGAACGACTTGCAGCGGCCGTCGGCGGCGAGGCCACGCTGGCGGCTGAACTCGGTGAAGACGCCGGGCGTCGACATGACCGTCACGCCGCCCGCCAGCGCCAGCGAGCACTCGCCGGCGCGCAGCGCCCGCGCCGCCAGGTGCATGGCCACCAGCGACGATGAGCAGGCGGTGTCGACGGTGAGGGCAGGGCCTTCGAGCCCGAAGGAGTACGCAATGCGGCCCGAGGCCACGGCGGTCGCGCCACCGGTCAGCAGATAGCCCTCGCTGTCGTGCGCGGAGCCGTCGAGGAGTGCCAGGTAGCCTTGGTCGTTCGTACCGGCGAAGACGCCCGTGCGGCTGCCGCGCAGCGTGGTCGCGTCGATCCCGGCACGCTCGAACGCCTCCCAGGAAGTCTGCAGGAGCAGCCGCTGCTGTGGGTCCATGGCGAGGGCCTCGCGCGGCGAGATGCCGAAGAAGGCCGGGTCGAAGTCCCCGACGCCGGAGACGAATCCGCCCTCGCGCACATAGCTGGTGCCCGCGTGCTCGGGGTCATCGTCGAAGAGGCGGGACAGGTCCCAGCCGCGGTCGCCGGGAAAGGCGGATATCCCTTCGCCGCCGGCGGCGACGAGCCGCCACAGATCCTCGGGCGATTCCACACCCCCTGGATAGCGACAGCTCATGCCGATGATCGCGATCGGTTCGGCGTCCCTGGCCTCGATGTCCTGAAGCCTCTTGCGGGTCTGCCTGAGGTCGGCCGTCACCAGCTTGACGTAATCGCGCAACGTCTCTTTGTCTGCCATGTACGTCAACCTCTTGTCAACGGCTTGTCAGCGGGTTTTGCCTGCGGCTCTGGTCAGCAGTCCCGGACTACGCTGCCGCGACGGGGAACTGCATCATGCCGCGCACGATGTACGAATTCCGGCGGCGGACGGGTGCGACCTGCCGGAGATCTGGAAGTCGGTTCGCCACGCCGGTCATGGCAACTTCCGCCTCGATGCGGGCGAGTGTGGCACCGAGACAGAAATGCGTTCCCAGGGAGAAGGAGAGAACTTCCGGCTCTCCCTTGCGGGTGACGCTTCTGGTGATGTCGAAACGATCGGGGTCGTGATATGCCTCGGGGTCCCGGTTGGCTGCACCGGCGCAAATGGCCAGTTCGGTGTCGGCGGGCAGGAACACACCGTCCAGCTCAAGGTCTTCCTGGACGATCCGCCGGTACTGCTGGACCGGGGTCTCGTACCGCAGCGTCTCCTGTACGACGCCAGGCGCCAGGCTCACATCGTCCTTGAACGCCGCCCACTGCTCGGGGTGGCCGAGGAGAGTCGCCGTGGCGTTGCCGATGAGGTTCACCGTGGTCTCGACCCCGGCCAGGATCAGGAACGTGCACAGTGCGATCAGTTCGTCCAGCGACATGCTGTCGTCGTCGAGCGCGGGCAGCAGGTCGCTGATCATGTTCTCGCCCGGGTTCTCCCGGACCAGCGCGACGATCTCGTCGAACATCCTGGCCGACTCGTCAATCGCCTGCAGCACGTCGTCCGCGACCTCGGCAGACGCATCGCCGTCCATGAGGTGCGCCATGCGCCGCGTCAACCGGAACGCGCTGTGCCGGTACTGCTCGGGAATCCCCAGCAGTTCACCGACGACCCGTACCGGCAGCTGCTGGGCAAAGGCCGTCATGAAGTTGAACTTGCCGCGCCTGACCAGGATTCCGTCGATGAGCTCGTCGACGTACTCCTCGACCCTCGACCGCCATTTCTCCATGCGACGTGGATTGAACGTGGGAGCCGCGAGTTTCCGCAGCCGAGTGTGGTTCGGCGGGTCCTGACCCAGCATGGAATTGTCGAACTCGATGGCCTCCGGGGCCTTTTCACCATTGGTGAGCCGAACTCCGAACCGCCGGTCCCGCAATATCCTTCCGGCCACCGAGTGCCGACCGGTCACCCAGGTGCCGATGGCGCTTCGGTAGAGCGGCCCCTTTTCCCTCAGCTGCACATAGAGGGGGCCTGGATCCTCCGGCACGCCCAACAGAAGCGCATATGGGTCGCCCTGCCGCGCCGCGGAGCCGAGAAAGGCGTTCCACACCTCACGGCGCGCATGCTCCCGCCGATCCACACCCCCTGCCATCACCACTCCCCTGCCCGAAGTCGAGGCCATAGTCGATAAACCCGCCGTACCCTAACCAGCGGGAAGCCCCTAACCACAACCCTTAGCCATCCCCTAACCGCACATGCAGAGGTGGCGGCATTTGACGGACCTGACCGGCGGGAGCGGCTCTTCGGACCGGTACGGCCTGCCCCGGGGAGCGTCCGGCAAACACGCCCGGACCCTGTTAGGGGTCTAGGGGTCAAGGCGGTGCGCCAGCCCGCCGTTTCCCCACGGTATGGATCCCCGCCGCTGTCGGTTCTACCGTGAGTGTCCGGCCCGGCACTTGGTCCGGCCGACTCATTGCACGGTGCTCGCTGCGAGGTCCGACACGGGAGGTCAACCATGCGCAGTCAACCGGCGCCCGGCGTGAGCGTCAACATCGGTGCGGACGGCTGCCTGGAGTTGCGGTCGGATTCGGCGGTACGCCCCGGCGTCTACCGCTGGGCTCCCGTGTGCACTGCGATGTGGATCGCCCTGCGCCAGCACGACGGCGACATCGACGCAGCAGCCCGCACACTCGCCTCCCAGTGGGACACCGCACCCACGGACACCCGTGCCGACCTGGGCATCTGGGTGGACGAACTCCGCGATGCGGGGCTGGCGTACTGACGGGGGAGGCACGCCGGAGCCGCCCCTTCCGCCCCCGAGCACCCCCTAATTCCCGTACCGGACCCACCTCCGCGCCCACCTCCCTCCACCCGCGCTCCCTTTCCGCTCTAGCGGGACTGCAGGTTCCGCTGCCGGTTCGGCTAGGGGTGCTACTGGCGGTTCGGCTAGGGGTCCCGCTGTGGCGCCGCCAGCAACCCTTGACGTGTGGTGAGCAGTGGTCACGCCGGCCGCACGCACGCCACAGCGGCAGCCGAACAAAAGGGGGCATGGTGGAGCGCGAGTACAGCGACGCACTGGAAGATCTCGTCGGACAACTCGACGCGTGCACCGAGGGCGGGGGCGGCCGACTCGCCCTGGTGACCGGCGGGCTGGCGAGCGGCAAGACTCACCTTGTGCACGCCTTCGCGCAGCACGCGACGCAGAACGGCGCACTGCACCTCATGGCGACCGGCTCCCGCGCGGAACGCGACTTCTCCGGCGGGGTCGTCGACCAGCTCTTCCGCAACAGTCACGTCCCCGCCGAGGCCGCCGCCCGCGTCACCCGCCTCCTCTCCGGACTCGCCGAAGCCGGCACCGGATCCGGCGCCGCCCCTCTGCAGGCCGAGGCACGCGTCCTGCACACACTCTGCATAGAACTCCTCGAACTGGCCCAGCAGTGCCCCCTGGTCATCAGCGTGGACGATATCCAGTTCGCCGACGCCTTCTCCCTGTGGCTGATCCTGCATCTGCGTCAGCGCATGGCCGCCGCGCCCGTGATGATCGTGCTGACCGAATGGAACTGGGGACTGCCCGCCCTGTCGCGGTTCCATGCCGACCTCGCCCGGCAGCCGTACCAGCTCGTCGAGCTCACCGCACTGCCCGTCGCCGCCGTCGCGGCAGGGCTCGCCGAGCGGACCACGCCGCAGCAGGCCAAGGACCATGCGGCGCACGTCCACTGGCTCGCGGGCGGCAACCCCCTCCTCGTACACGCCCTCACGACGGATCTGCGCAACGGCCGCCCCCTCCCCTCAGCCTCCTGCGCCGAGGCCGGTCCCGCCTTCACCCAGGCCGTGCTGAACTGTCTCTACCGCTGGGACGGCGACCTGCTCGGCGTCGCCCAGGGCATCGCCGTACTCGACGACCACGCCTCGGCACCGCTCGTCGCGGAGCTGATGTCGCTGCCCGCCGACCGGGTCGGCCGGGCGCTCAACGCCCTGACCGCAGCCGGGCTCGTGGACGGCTCGCGGTTGCGCCACCCCGCGGCCCGCGCCGCAGCCCTGAGCCCCCTCCCGGCCACCGAGCGGGCCCGGCTCCACCGCGCCGCGGCAGAGTTGCTCCAGCACCGGGGCGCCGCCCCCGTCACCGTCGCCGAACACCTCATCGCCGCAGGCTCCGCGGGCTCCTGGGCGACCAGTGTGCTGCGCGCAGCCGCTGCCCGCGCCACGGCCTACGACAACGTGGAACTCGCCACCCGCTGCCTCGAACTAGCCATGGACAGCTGCTCCGACCCGGCCGGCCGCGCCACCCTGCGGCACACCCTGGCCCGCACGCTCTGGCACATCGACCCGGCCGCCGCCGCCCGCCACCACGCCGCCGCCCGCACCTCACTGACCCACGACGGCCTCGCCGTGGGGGACGCCCTGCCGCTCCTCAAGCAGGCCCTCTGGCAGGGTGACCTCGACACGGCGCGGGGCGCATACCGCACGTACACCCAGCGGGCCTCCGAGGACGAACGCGACAGTTACGCGGAGGCCGAACTACGGCTCGCACAGCGCTGGTTCTACGGCGACACCTTCACCCGTCGGCCCAGCGTGCAGGACCACCGCGAGAAGTGGTGCGCCCGCGGCCCACACACCGAGGACCCGTGGACCCGAGCCGTCGACGCGGTGGGCGACGGGGCTTCGGGAAGCACCGCCAAGAACGCCGCGGCCAACGCCGAGCACATCCTCAAGAGCTGCCGGCTGGGCGAGACCCTCCTGGAGGTCGTCCTCGCCGCCCTGCTCACGCTGATCCGCAGCAACCGCCTGGAGCGGGCCGCCGAGTGGAGCGACAAGCTGTACGCGGAGGCCGTGCGCCGCGGCGGGCTCACCTGGCAGGCCGCGCTCGGCGCCGTACGCGCCGACATCGCCCTGCGGCACGGCGAACCGCGTGCTGCCGTCGCCCACGCCCTGAGCGCTCTGGACCTGCTGGCACCGCAGAGTTGGGGGGCGCTGCGCGGCTACCCACTCGGCACCCTCGTCGCCGCGCACACCGCCCTCGACGCCCCGGACGCGGCCGAGGAAGCGGCGCGGCAGATGCCGTGCGACTCCTTGCCCCCCACGGTGTGGAGCCTGACCTTCCTGTATGCGCGCGGCCGCCACCACCTGTCCGCCGGACGGATCCTGGCAGCGGCCAAGGACTTCCGGAACTGCGGCGGCCTCGCCCAGGAATGGGACCTCGACTCCCCCGAGCTCGTCCCGTGGCGCAATGGCCTTGCGGAGGCGAACCTGCGGCTCGGTCGCACCGTCATCGCCCGCGGCCTGGCCAAGCAGCAGCTCGATCACGGCCGGGGCACGAGCCTGCGCACCCAGGGTGTCTCCCTGCGGCTGCTGGCCGCCACGGCCGAACCACCACAGCAGCCCGGGTTGCTGCGCAAGTCCGTCAACCTGCTCGAAGCCTCGGGCGATCGCATGGAGCTGGCGCACTCCCTGGCTGATCTGAGTGTGGTCCTGAGGAGCATCGGTGAACTGGACGAGGCCCGTGCGGCGTCCTGGCGCGCCACCCAGGAGGCCAAACTCTGCCGGTCCGCCACCGTCCGCCCTGAGGCGCCCGCTCTCCCCGAGCAGAATTCACTCGCGCACGCGCAAGCCGGAGCCCCGGCCTCGGACGCAGCCGGTCCGGGATCGTCCGAGAGCATGGAGATCTCCGTCCTCAGCGACGCGGAAGGGCGGGTCGCGCTGCTGGCGGCGCGCGGCTTCAGCAATCGCGACATCAGCCAGCAGCTGTTCATCACGGTGAGCACCGTCGAACAGCACCTGACTCGCGTCTATCGGAAGCTCGGTGTCAGCGGACGGCGCGGCCTGCTCACCCTGCTGCCGGTCCCGTAGTTCCAGTCCGCCTGAGCGGCGCGAAACCGTACGGGTTCCCCCTAGTACTGCAACGGTGTTTGCCGTGACAGTTGGGCAGGCCGGTCGTTGGTCTGAGCATGGGTGGGGACCTTGCTGATGTCAGGGTGTGGGCCGGTGAACTGGACGCTGTGCATGAGCGGTTTGTGCATCGGTTTTCCAGGACGGAGCCACGGGAGTCGGCGCTTGCCTATATGCGGGGGCTGATTGCTCCGCTGGAGCGGAAGAACGGCTGGACGCTGGCTGAACAGGCCGGTCATGCAGCTCCGGACCGTATCCATCGGCTGCTGAACCGGATCGAGTGGGAAGCCGATGAGGTCCTCGACGATGTCCGCGACTACGTCGTCGAGAACCTCGGCGACCGCGAAGCCGTGCTCATCGTGGACGACACCGGCTTCCTCAAGAAAGGGACCCGTTCGGCAGGTGTCCAGCGTCAGTACTCCGGGACTGCCGGACGCACAGAGAACTGCCAGGTCGGAGTGTTCCTCGCCTATGCAGCCGGCGGCGGCCGGACACTGATCGACCGCAGGCTGTATCTGCCCGCATCCTGGACAGACGACCGCGAGAGATGCCGCCGGGCCGGTATCGACGACGAGGTCGGCTTCGAGACCAAGGTCGTCATGGCCAAGAAGATGGTCCGCCGTGCGATCGCGGACAAGATCCCGTTCCGGTGGGTGACCGCCGATGCCGCCTACGGCTTCAGCAAGGGCTGGCGCTCCGAACTGGAGCAGGCCGATGTCTTCCACGTCATGGCCACCACCCGCCACGACACCGTGGTCACCCGCTGGGCCCTGGACCATCCGGTTCAGGACCTGTTCACCGGTCTGCCACGGCAGAAGTGGAAACGCCGCTCCTGCGGACGCGGCGCCCACGGACCGCGGGTGTTCGACTGGGCGCGTGTCGAGGTCCGTCCCTGGCACCGCGAGGGCCGCCGCCACTGGGTCCTCGCACGTCGCAGTGTCCGCCGGCCCGAAGAGCTCTCCTACTACATCGCCTACTGCCCCTCCGGTGCCACCTTGGACGAGTTGATCCATATCGCCGGCAGCCGGTGGGCCGTCGAAGAATGCTTCCAGACGGCGAAGCAGGAGTGCGGCCTGGACGACTACCAAGTCCGCCGCTACCCAGGCTGGCACCGCCACATCACCCTGGCCATCGCTGCCCACGCCTGCCTGACCGTCCTGCGAGCCCGGGACCTCGATGCCGGGAAAGCAGAAACGGATCCTCCCAGCTCATCCACCTCAGCCTCGCCGAGATCAGACGCCTGATCACCCGCCTCACCGACCGCCAACCCACCCCCGTCGACCACATCCTGCACTGGTCACACTGGCGCCGAAAACGACAACACCAAGCCCGCATCAGTCACTACACACGACGCGGACACAGCCCATAGAACTGCCCAACCATCAGCACAAACACCGTTGCAGTACTAGTAGTGCTTCGTTAGGTTGTTTTGATCGGGTGGTGTGTGGTGGTGCATGCTGCTGGTCGTGGATCTTGGGGAGATTGAGGAACTGCGGGAGAGTCTTGGCGGGTTCGTTGCCGAGGTGTTCGCGTCGTTGAAGCGCAGGGATCAGCGTGGGTGGGGGGATTGTTACCTGCGTGGGCTGATGCTGGATGGTCGGCGCAAGTCGGTCCAGCCGATGGCTGAGCGGCTGCCGGACGGCAATATGCAGGCGTTGCAGCAGTTCGTCAGCCAGTCGACGTGGGACCACGTTCCGGTGCTACGGGCTGTTGCGGCGAAGGTGACCTCGGCGATCGCTCCGGAGGCATGGGTGATCGATGACACCTCCTTCCCCAAGGCGGGAGACCAGTCGGTGGGGGCAGCCCGGCAGTGGTGCGGGGCGCTGGGCAAGAAGTCGCTGTGTCAGGTGGGAGTGAGCCTGCACGCGGTCACCGACGCCGCTTCCGTGCCGCTGAACTGGCGGTTGTTCCTGCCTGCCGAGTGGGCCGGTCCGGCCGACGGGCGCCGTGCGAAGGCTGGGGTGCCCGACGGCGTGGGGCACCGGGAGAAGTGGCGTCTGGCTCTGGACGTGATGGATGAGGCACTCGGATGGGGGCTGACCGGCCGGGTCGTGGTGGCCGATGCCGGATACGGCCAGATGCACGCCTTCCGTGCCGCTGTTGCCGACCGCGGCCTCGACTACGTCGTGGCCGTCCGCAGTGACACCAGCGCCCACCCCGGCCTTCTCGTTCCCACTGCGCCGGAACGAGAAGGCCGGATGGGTGCCCCGCGGCTGCCCCGCTATCGTGAGCCGGCCCGCTCCCTGAAGGACCTGGTCACGACTGCCGGGCGGCGTCGGCTGCGGCGTTGCACCTGGCGCCAGGGCAGCAAAGGAGCGATGACCAGCCGGTTCATCGTGATGGAGGTCCGCCCTGCCGGTGTCGCGCCGACGAAGGCAGCGCGGGAGGAAGCTGGTGGACGTGTCGGGTGGGACGGCGTTCTGCCTGCCGAGACCTTGATCGCCGAATGGCCGCCGCACCAGGACGAGCCCACCGACTACTGGCTGACCAGCCTGCCCGCCGACACCACGCTGCGGCACCTGGTCCGCATCGCGAAGATCCGCTGGCGGATCGAACACGACTACCGCGAGATGAAGCACGGCCTGGGCCTGGATCACTTCGAAGGCCGCACCTGGCGCGGCTGGCACCACCACGTCACCCTCGTCACTGCCGCCCACGCCTTCCTCACCCTCCGGCGCCTGGACCCAAAAGCCCAAGCGCCGGCCTGACCTTCTACCAGGTCCTCCAGACCCTCCAGGACCTGCTGCTGTGCTGGACCGGCGCATGCCCCACCTGCCACCAAGACCTACCGACCCGGCCCAGACAGACGACCACCCACCCGGCCACAACCTAACGAAGCACTACTAGAGGGCCCCGTACGGAGGGGCCCACGCAAAAGAACCGGCCCCGGATCCGCGTGCTGTGCACAAAGGAACGGGGCCGGTTCACCACCCGGCGCACGGTGGCGTCCTGGCGGATCACGCCTCCTGGCTGGTCACACCGCGAACAAGTCGAAGGTCGAGGTCCGTTGGGGGCCCGACGCCACGTTCAGCAGCGGGTCCACCGCGAGCATCGCCTGGTGCAGCCGCTGGAGCTGGGGCGACGGCTCCACTCCCAGGTCCTCGATGAGCCGTGTTCGCAGCCGCTGATAGACGCTGAGCGCCGAGCCCTGCCTGCCGGAGCGGTAGAGCGCCACCATAGCCTGCGAGTGCAGCCCTTCATGGTGCGGATGACGTGCCGTCAATTCAGTGAGATCCACGCTGAGTTCGGCATGCCGACCGAGCCGCAGATCGGCGTCGATCCGCCGCTCCACGGCCACCAGCCGGCTCTCCTCCAGGCGCATGACCTCGATCTCGAGGATCGGCCCGACCTTCAGGTCCACCAGCGCGGGCCCCCTCCACAGGTCCAGCGCCTTGCGGAACCGCTGGGAGGACAGTTCGTTGTCGCCCGCTTCGAACGCGGCCCGTCCCTCCGCGACCAGCAGTTCGTACTCGTGCATGTCGACGCATGCCTCGGGGATCTTGAGCAGGTAGCCGCCGTGCCGGGTGGCGAGCACTTCCTTGGCGTCGCCCGGTTCGTCGGTCCCCAGGGCCTTTCCGATCCGCCGGCGCAGCTGGAGGATGTATGACTGGAGCGTGGTGATCGCGCTTCTCGGCGGATGCATCCCCCAGATCTCCTCCATCAGCGTCTGCATGGGAACCACGCGTCCCGGGTAGAGGGCGAGGAGTGACAGGATCTGCCTCGGCTTGGTCGCCGTCGGAATGACCGATTGCCCGTGGACGTCGGCAGCCAACGGCCCCAGAATTTGAATCTTCACATGCCCCTCCGTGCCTTCTCGGTGGTTCACCGACGGCGAATGGATCCACCGCTATTCGCAAACTAGTCCGACTCCGGTGGGGCTACGGGCCGCCTCAAGCGATCCTCTAGCGCTCTTCCATCTCAGCAGCCTCACAGGTCGCACCAAGTCCGCGGGTTCACCCGTCGGTCCTCCTCTCAGGGCGGCGCGCGGGCCTGCGCTGAATCGACGCGACGACCTCGGTGTCCTGATCGAGGGAGCCGGGCCCGCACAGGTCGGCCTCGACGGGGACCTGTCCCGGCTCACCGGGCAGAGCCAGGGCCACTCAATGCCCGGCACGGAGGCTGCCGTTGGCCGTCGCGCGTAGAGTGACCGCGGCCGGTCACGCGGTCACACGAACCCATGGTCACCGGTCCACTGCCTGTGCCGGCGCCGGATCTCCAGAGAGGCCCCCGTGATATCCGAGCTGCTGCCCCCACCGATCGAGACCGCCGAAGCCTTCGGTGACTTCGAGCCCCTGCCCCAGCTGTTTCCGCAGGAGGCCGCCCTGGTAGAGCGGGCGGTTGCCAAGCGTCGCGGGGAGTTCGCCACCGTCCGGGCCTGCGCGCGCGAGGCCCTCGCCCGACTCGGCCACGAACCGGTGCCGATCCTGCCCGGGGAGCGCGGCGCCCCGCGATGGCCGGACGGGCTGGTGGGCAGCATGACGCACTGCCAGGGGTACCGGGCAGCCGCGCTGGCACGCGCCACCGACATGGCCACCGTCGGCGTGGACGCCGAGCCGAACGGTCCGCTGCCCGGCAACGGGGTTACGGAGACCGTCCTCCGCCCCACGGAACGGGCCCACGTGGCGCAACTGGCAGCGGACCGGAGCGACGTCCATTGGGGTCGGCTCATCTTCAGCGCCAAGGAGAGTGTCTACAAGGCGTGGTTCCCGCTGACCCACCGATGGCTGCAATTCGAAGAAGCCGAGATCCGGATCGATCCCGCGGCCGGCACCTTCCGCGCCCAACTGCTGGTGCCTGGGCCCGAGGTGGCAGGCACCCGGCTGCCGGGATTCGACGGACGATGGATGGTGCGTGCTGGCCTCATCGTCACGGCCATCGCCGTCCCCCGGCTCCTCCCCGCCACACCTCCCGCGGCTCCTCGAGCCGCCTCGGAATCAGCGGCACCGGGGCGGGTCGGCATCAGTGGGAAGGGCCAGCCGATTCGGCACTGAACGGCACCGCTACCTGACGTCGGTCGTCGGCTTCAGGCGGGCGACCTGCCAGGCACTTTCTGAGGCTCGACGCCACTCACCAGCCAGGCGTCACCACGAGAATGACGCCCCGCTCCTACGCGTCGATCCCGACTTCCTTCCCATCGGGCGTCGCATGGAGTGCGAACTGGCCGACGTCCAGCTCCCGTAGCCTGTCCAGCTTTAGCCATCCACGGAGACTGTTCCAGCCCTGGGCCCTACGAGCACGCTCTTCGGCCGTCCAGTGCCCCCTGCACGTCATCAAGGAGACCATCCACCCGATCCAGCCGATCCTCCAGCCGAGTTGCCGGGCTGCCTTGCGTATCACAACCGGCCAATCCCCCATCGTTTGCCTCGGACGGCCTCTGGCCATGTGTCTAAAATTCTGGCCGAGCGATCAAAATA includes:
- a CDS encoding 4'-phosphopantetheinyl transferase family protein, whose translation is MISELLPPPIETAEAFGDFEPLPQLFPQEAALVERAVAKRRGEFATVRACAREALARLGHEPVPILPGERGAPRWPDGLVGSMTHCQGYRAAALARATDMATVGVDAEPNGPLPGNGVTETVLRPTERAHVAQLAADRSDVHWGRLIFSAKESVYKAWFPLTHRWLQFEEAEIRIDPAAGTFRAQLLVPGPEVAGTRLPGFDGRWMVRAGLIVTAIAVPRLLPATPPAAPRAASESAAPGRVGISGKGQPIRH